The Buchnera aphidicola (Formosaphis micheliae) nucleotide sequence AAAATAAAAAATTAACAATAACAGGAATTACTACACCTAATGCACGAGATATTATTAGTTTGTCAGAATCAGTATGTGTAAGTAATCAAAACCTATCTAATTATAATGAATCTATTATTTATTTGGATGAATATACTTAAATATTCACTATATCGTTAAAAAAGATAGTCAATTAATTTACTTTAATAAAGTTATATTCAATTTTAGTCTAGAAAGATTTTTTTCAATTTTATCAAATTTAATTTTCACCATATCTGGATTAATCTGCACATATTTTCGAATTACTGTTAGTACATCTTTTTTTAATGCAATAAAATAATCTGGTTCATTTAAATGTCTATTATTTTTCGTTAAAATAATTTTTAGACGTTCTTTGGCAAGATTAGCAGTATTGTTTTTACGCACTAAAAATAAATCTAATATGAACATATATTATCTCCTAAACAATCTACGAAA carries:
- the minE gene encoding cell division topological specificity factor MinE translates to MFILDLFLVRKNNTANLAKERLKIILTKNNRHLNEPDYFIALKKDVLTVIRKYVQINPDMVKIKFDKIEKNLSRLKLNITLLK